From the Roseofilum capinflatum BLCC-M114 genome, one window contains:
- a CDS encoding alpha-keto acid decarboxylase family protein — translation MSLMPESGLYPVQSTAVSVGKYLVKKLESIGVRHIFGVPGDYVLRFMDHIVESSMDLIGTCNELNAGYAADAYARLNGVSALCVTYGVGGLSLINALAGAYAEQVPVIAISGAPKTSAEENSLLMHHTTGDYNLQRSVLKNVTVAAVTLTADDAIAQIDRAIAACLQYKRPVYIEIPADLVDHPCVLPLRKPSLSVLESKPEALEEAIAEAVELLENAQSPVILAGVELHRYGIQSQLDRLVEKTGYPVATTMLGKSAISEMHPQFIGNYVGALSRDEVRDRVENADCILCLGAILSDTNLGGFTAELDPSKLINANLARVQIKHHFYAPIHLGDFIEGLIEKLPYRPPETLNIQPASSLHKDPWQVQDNAPLTNARFYERMNSFIGENDIVIAETGDAIIACIDLLIHQNTKFIGQAFYMSIGYSLPACLGAGLASPDNRVVLFIGDGSFQMTCQALSTLIRNGIHPIIFLINNDGYTIERMIHDGPYNDIQPWKYHLMPQIFGQSWSTEVRTEGELELALAETERHTDKLCFIEIHLDRFDCCDRLAHLTQTLQYSGLHGNKE, via the coding sequence ATGAGTTTGATGCCAGAATCCGGACTGTACCCCGTCCAATCGACTGCCGTTAGTGTGGGGAAATACTTAGTCAAGAAACTTGAATCTATTGGTGTTCGACATATTTTTGGCGTGCCAGGAGATTATGTCCTGAGATTCATGGATCATATTGTGGAAAGCTCCATGGATTTGATCGGAACTTGTAACGAATTAAACGCTGGATACGCGGCTGATGCTTACGCCCGGTTAAATGGAGTCAGCGCCCTCTGTGTCACTTACGGAGTGGGGGGATTGAGTCTGATCAATGCTCTAGCAGGAGCCTATGCCGAACAAGTACCCGTCATTGCCATTAGCGGTGCGCCCAAAACCTCAGCAGAAGAGAATTCCTTGCTCATGCATCACACGACTGGAGATTATAATCTGCAACGTTCGGTATTAAAAAATGTCACCGTTGCCGCAGTGACGTTAACCGCCGATGATGCCATTGCTCAGATCGATCGGGCGATCGCCGCTTGCCTCCAGTATAAGCGCCCTGTATACATCGAAATTCCCGCCGATTTAGTCGATCATCCCTGCGTCTTACCCCTGCGAAAGCCCTCCCTGTCAGTGCTTGAGAGCAAACCCGAAGCCCTAGAAGAGGCGATCGCCGAAGCCGTCGAACTCCTAGAAAACGCCCAATCTCCCGTCATTTTAGCCGGTGTAGAACTCCATCGCTATGGCATCCAATCTCAACTTGATCGGCTCGTGGAAAAAACCGGCTATCCCGTTGCCACCACCATGCTCGGTAAATCCGCCATTTCTGAGATGCACCCCCAATTTATCGGCAACTATGTGGGAGCCTTAAGTCGGGATGAAGTCCGCGATCGGGTCGAAAATGCCGATTGTATTCTTTGCCTAGGCGCAATTTTATCCGACACCAATTTAGGCGGCTTTACGGCTGAACTCGATCCCAGCAAACTCATCAACGCCAACCTCGCGCGAGTCCAAATTAAACATCATTTTTATGCCCCCATTCACTTAGGCGACTTTATCGAGGGATTAATCGAAAAACTTCCCTATCGTCCCCCAGAAACCTTAAACATTCAACCCGCTTCAAGTCTGCACAAAGATCCCTGGCAAGTCCAAGACAACGCCCCCCTCACCAATGCTCGGTTTTATGAACGGATGAACTCGTTTATCGGCGAAAATGATATCGTCATTGCCGAAACCGGGGATGCCATCATTGCTTGCATCGACTTACTGATCCATCAAAATACCAAATTTATTGGTCAAGCCTTTTATATGTCCATTGGCTATTCTCTCCCCGCTTGTTTAGGCGCTGGGTTAGCCTCTCCAGACAATCGCGTGGTTTTATTTATTGGCGATGGTTCCTTCCAGATGACTTGTCAGGCCCTTTCAACCCTGATTCGCAATGGAATTCACCCGATTATTTTCTTAATTAACAATGACGGCTATACCATCGAGCGCATGATTCATGATGGCCCCTATAATGACATTCAACCCTGGAAATACCATCTAATGCCCCAGATTTTTGGCCAAAGCTGGAGTACCGAAGTGAGAACCGAGGGTGAGCTAGAGCTGGCATTGGCAGAGACAGAGCGTCATACGGATAAGCTCTGTTTTATCGAAATTCACTTAGATCGCTTTGATTGCTGCGATCGCCTGGCCCATCTGACTCAAACCCTACAATATAGTGGTTTGCACGGTAACAAGGAATAG
- a CDS encoding DUF5615 family PIN-like protein, with protein sequence MKLLLDQNLSQKLIPRLADIFLNASHVQFHGLAEKTDTEIWEFAKLNDFCIVTQDADFAEKSRLYGSPPKVVWLRCGNAPTQQVEALLRSGQEAIEELLGNPAIHCLELH encoded by the coding sequence TTGAAACTACTTCTCGATCAAAATTTGAGTCAAAAATTGATCCCTCGCTTGGCTGATATTTTTCTCAATGCTAGTCATGTACAATTTCATGGGTTAGCAGAGAAAACAGATACAGAGATTTGGGAGTTTGCCAAGCTAAATGATTTCTGCATTGTGACTCAAGATGCAGATTTTGCAGAAAAAAGCCGACTTTATGGTTCTCCACCAAAAGTGGTATGGCTAAGATGTGGAAATGCACCCACTCAACAGGTTGAAGCTCTTCTTCGCTCTGGGCAAGAAGCCATTGAAGAACTTTTAGGAAATCCTGCTATTCACTGCTTGGAACTTCACTAA
- a CDS encoding DUF433 domain-containing protein, producing MTYRDIITIEPDKRGGKPCIRRMRITVYDVLGWLAAGMSVADIIEDFPELTEADIRACLEFAADREHRLVASVSAA from the coding sequence ATGACCTATCGCGATATTATTACCATTGAGCCAGATAAACGTGGGGGAAAACCCTGTATTCGTCGGATGCGAATTACAGTTTACGATGTTCTTGGCTGGCTTGCTGCTGGCATGTCTGTGGCTGACATTATTGAGGATTTCCCAGAACTGACAGAAGCAGATATTAGAGCTTGTTTAGAGTTTGCCGCCGATCGCGAACATCGTTTAGTTGCTTCGGTGAGTGCCGCTTGA